The Thermococcus henrietii genome segment AGGTGGAAATCCAGCGTCTTGAGGCTATGCTGGTTCCCATTGTGAGGGGCGAACTCTCCAAGGAAGAACTTGAGGAGATAGAGAGGGAGGCAAGAGATTTCAAGGAAGAAGACTGGATTGACGCGGACGAGCTTGAGCGGATTCTGGAGGAGGACTCATGACTTTCGAAGTCAAAATAAAGAAGGAGGCAGTTAAGGCTCTAAAGTTCTTACCAAAGGCCAACCTCAGAAAATTTCTGGAGTTAAAAGATGCACTTAGATATGAGGCGGTTCCCAAGGATAGATTTGACATAGTCAAACTTAAAGGCTCCGGAGACCTTGATATTTATCGTGTTAGAATCGGCGAATACCGCATTATCTATTCTGTGAACTGGAAGGCTCGTAGGATTCTAATCCACAAGGTTAAGAAAAGGGAGGACGCCTACAAGTAGCTCAGTGAATCTTGTACCTCAGGAACACTCCGAGTCCACCAAAGGCCTTGTAGAACTGCTGGCCCTCCTCGGTGTCGAGGGAGATTATCTCCACGTTCGAGCCGGCTTCCTCCGCCATCTTTATGAGCTCCTCCGCGACGTCCCACTTCTCGAAGGTTATGTTCTGACTGCCACACTTCGGGCAGTGGGTCAGCTTCTTCTTGTAGACGTGGAACTCCTGCTCGCTCATCGTCTTCTCCTCGCTCCATCCACAGTTGTTGCACTTGGCCTTAACCCTAACCTTGTCGTAGCCCTCGCTGATGAGGAGCGTGTCAACGGCGCCGAGCTCAAGGGCCTGGCGGACTTCCTTCTCACCGTAGGTTATCATTCCCGTATCCTTGACGAGGTGCCTGAAGAAGTCCTGGATAAGCTTCCTTTCCTTGACCGCCTCGTGGTCCCTGAGTATGTCGCTGGCCTTCTCGACGAGCTCCCTTAGGCCGTACTCGCCGTGGTAGCTTATGTCCACGACGCCAATAATCTTCTTCTTGAGCTCGTGGTGGAGGTAGTCGCCCTCAACGAACTCCTCCTTGGTCGGTCCGGGACCGCCGATGATGATTCCCCTCAGCTCGCCTTTCTCGAGGAGCGGGAGGAATGCCTGATTGGCGTGCTCGCCGATGCGCTTCATGAACTCGTGCGTTTCTTGCTCGCGAATCCTCTCGTAACGCCTCGCCGACTGACCACCGGCCCTCGTCTTTCCAGGGACGTTCGAGGTGAGCTCATCTATAACCTCAATCCTCTTGCCCCTGAGGAGTCCGATGGTGGCCTCGTTCTTCTCGACGGTTATGAGGCCGTACGCATCTTTAACGCGGAGCATCTCCTCAAGCGGTTCGGTAACGAAGGTCTGGTCACAGCGGTAGAGGCGGACCTTGAGCGGTTCCGGCGGGACTATGGCCCAGAGCCTTATGTCGCTGACTCCCTCCTGCTCGCTGACGTTACCGACGAACAGGGCAAGGCCGTTCTCCGGAGTCTTGCGGTAGAGCTTGAGGTGTTGCATCGCCCTTTCAAGCGCTCCTAAAACGTTCTTTCGAGTGGACTTGCTCTTGATGTTCTGGGCCGTTCCGTACTCCTCGCGAAGCTGCTGCATGACCTTGTTGATGTCGTAGCCGGCCGGGATGTAGAGGCTGACGAGTTCGGTCGCTCGACCTCGATAGTTCTTCAGCTCCTCAACCTTCTTCTTGAGCTCGTACATTTCCGCTGACTTGTGAGACATGAGCATCACCCCTTTCTCTTCCCGTTCCCGGTTAAAAGAGGCCACTTATAAAAGTTAGCCTAGAAGAGGGATAGGATTATGAGTATAAACGCGCCGATGACTCCTCCAATGGCCAGGATTAGCAGTGTCAGCCAGTTTATTGGGACGTGCGTGACCCCAAGGAAGTTCAGGACGCCGATTATGATGAGGCCGGTAATCGCGTTCACCGCGAGCCACTTGAGAATCGCTATGGTGAGGGCTAAGATTGCCCACCCAACGAGCGCGAGAAGGAAAAGGAGAACCAGAAAGAGGAGGATGTTTGGCATGGACCCACCTCAGAGCTTTTCGAGGGTCTCCTTGGCTATCTCCCCGAGGGGGACCCACTTCTTGCCTTCAAACGGGAGGACAACCTTGTCTTCCACGCTGGTGAATTCTTCCACAAGGGGTTTGAGCTCGCTGAGCCCGAGTTCTCCTATGACGACCAGCAGAAAGCCCTTCTCATCCCTTTTGCCCTCTCGGAGGCCCCGTTTTATCTCTTCAACTACCCAGGAGCGGTACTTTCTGGCCAGTTCAGGATAGGTTTTGATTATGTCGTAGGCGAGCACCATGGCGTTTTCTCTGATGTAGGGATTCCTATGGTGGATTAAGTTCATGAGCTTCTTGAAGTTGTTCTCATCGAGGTACTTTGAGAGAATATCCCTGTCAGTCTCCAATACCTGGGTCAGGGCTAAGAGCGCATCTCCAACGATTCCTGGATTCTCATCGTCGAGGAGTTCCACTATTGCACTCATAATTTTCTTGTCCTTAATGGCCTCCTGAACGAGTAGCTCAAACTGTCCCGATTCAAGCATCTCTCTAACTTTCTTCTTTTTGGAACCGAAGGATAGGAAGGGCATGTTTGCTCACCGTTATCTCTATTATGTTGTCTTCATTAAAACTTTTCGTGTGTCTATTTTTGGAGTAATCTTTAAATATTCAATTCAAGTCTCTACTAAAGCATAAGTTTAGAGCGCTCATAGCTAACTGGGTGTCTTTAATGATTGCGAAAACATGGTTTCAGTTATATCATACCAAGGGAATTGTTAAAGCGAACTTTTCAGTTACCAATATTTGTAATTATAGGTGTAATCATTGTAATATATGGCGTAAATATCTTGAGAATCCAGAACTTTTGAGGAGGGAATTATCCTTTAAAGAGTTTCTTAAAATTTCTGAACAAACTACTAGTCTTAGATGGATTTCTATTACTGGAGGAGAGCCAACATTAAAAAAAGGTTTGGACAAGTTTCTAATTGCACTCCCAGATAGCATAAAATTAGTTTCATTAAATACAAATGGGTCCTTGCCAAATAAGATAACTGATATAATAAAAATTGCCGCAGAAACTATGCCAAAGAGGCTTTTTTATGTCTCCGTAAGCTTAGATGGTCCTCCGGAGGTTCATGATAAACTACGTGGAATTCCTGGCGCTTTTGAAAATTCTATTTCTACATTTTTACAATTAAAACAGTTAACTGATGAATTTAAAAACGTACATGTCAATTTTGAATATACAATTACTCCTTGGAATCTAGGTCAATTTGAGGCCTTGCTTCGTTATTTCAATAAGACTAAATTTCCGGCCTCTGCAGCAGATTTTGTGATATCCCTATATGAGACTGCGGCCTATTATCATCATGATGATAGTCGTGGCTCAAAACCTACCCTAAAAATTCTCAAAGAAGCACAACGGATAGTATCATGTTTTCCTCGTATCTCCCTAAATCCGTCAACTCTAT includes the following:
- a CDS encoding type II toxin-antitoxin system RelE family toxin, with protein sequence MTFEVKIKKEAVKALKFLPKANLRKFLELKDALRYEAVPKDRFDIVKLKGSGDLDIYRVRIGEYRIIYSVNWKARRILIHKVKKREDAYK
- a CDS encoding DUF5646 family protein, coding for MERVSDANVRYVMEELERLKVEIQRLEAMLVPIVRGELSKEELEEIEREARDFKEEDWIDADELERILEEDS
- a CDS encoding radical SAM protein; translation: MIAKTWFQLYHTKGIVKANFSVTNICNYRCNHCNIWRKYLENPELLRRELSFKEFLKISEQTTSLRWISITGGEPTLKKGLDKFLIALPDSIKLVSLNTNGSLPNKITDIIKIAAETMPKRLFYVSVSLDGPPEVHDKLRGIPGAFENSISTFLQLKQLTDEFKNVHVNFEYTITPWNLGQFEALLRYFNKTKFPASAADFVISLYETAAYYHHDDSRGSKPTLKILKEAQRIVSCFPRISLNPSTLFCRVFLALSSEYYTKRKRHPCFAGEKSVWVNPYGEVQMCIYKSQPLGNIKDYDYDLNRLVSSQKNEILELRNSCKGCWTPCESYTTLMFRPLFLIEGVVKSW
- the prf1 gene encoding peptide chain release factor aRF-1 gives rise to the protein MSHKSAEMYELKKKVEELKNYRGRATELVSLYIPAGYDINKVMQQLREEYGTAQNIKSKSTRKNVLGALERAMQHLKLYRKTPENGLALFVGNVSEQEGVSDIRLWAIVPPEPLKVRLYRCDQTFVTEPLEEMLRVKDAYGLITVEKNEATIGLLRGKRIEVIDELTSNVPGKTRAGGQSARRYERIREQETHEFMKRIGEHANQAFLPLLEKGELRGIIIGGPGPTKEEFVEGDYLHHELKKKIIGVVDISYHGEYGLRELVEKASDILRDHEAVKERKLIQDFFRHLVKDTGMITYGEKEVRQALELGAVDTLLISEGYDKVRVKAKCNNCGWSEEKTMSEQEFHVYKKKLTHCPKCGSQNITFEKWDVAEELIKMAEEAGSNVEIISLDTEEGQQFYKAFGGLGVFLRYKIH
- a CDS encoding pro-sigmaK processing inhibitor BofA family protein, encoding MPNILLFLVLLFLLALVGWAILALTIAILKWLAVNAITGLIIIGVLNFLGVTHVPINWLTLLILAIGGVIGAFILIILSLF